A window from Fibrobacter sp. UWB11 encodes these proteins:
- a CDS encoding anti-CBASS protein Acb1 family protein, which translates to METAKIRDGAYGNFVTGMGRRDTDKTENTFVNPYAGTDIVELARIKVQDGIAARIVECVPETAFKEPVTITGDSSGKVFKEASAVGLFEALQLAGEYQRLTGGALIVSEYENEYDIEQLKRPAPSNRKISQYRVYSAGKVEFQPTDFQGDTPKVYRVVLLDNKRIEIHPSRCTVIHGKIVPDILQGTPIRERFFGMPALKACEQSLKNLANVIASIVNMATETGVMLFSLEGFNEMLSKPDCGIQDAQQLISLVKVSMSSFRGVFSGANDKFQILSHNFSGLPEVLQKAMNLVCADSRIPVSILFGQSATGLAQTNEGDSKAYAELVESWRSRYIYRPACSLIADLSERNCGIVCSEFEWGAVTTMSVKEKLEAMKMQAEMLNIYYQMGAIDEQSIREGIFKNGHSWDISVKD; encoded by the coding sequence ATGGAAACTGCAAAGATAAGGGACGGCGCCTACGGCAATTTCGTAACGGGAATGGGCCGCAGGGACACCGACAAGACGGAAAACACTTTCGTCAATCCCTATGCGGGAACGGATATTGTCGAACTTGCGCGTATAAAGGTGCAGGACGGCATCGCCGCACGAATTGTCGAGTGCGTCCCCGAAACGGCTTTCAAGGAACCCGTCACCATCACTGGCGACAGTTCGGGCAAGGTATTCAAGGAGGCTTCCGCCGTCGGGCTTTTCGAGGCGCTACAGCTCGCTGGCGAATACCAGCGTCTCACGGGAGGCGCCCTGATTGTCTCGGAATACGAAAACGAGTACGACATCGAACAACTCAAGCGCCCGGCACCTTCAAATCGCAAGATTTCGCAATACCGGGTTTACAGCGCTGGCAAGGTGGAGTTCCAGCCCACGGATTTCCAAGGCGACACGCCCAAGGTTTACCGAGTCGTCCTTCTTGATAACAAGCGCATCGAAATACACCCGTCGCGCTGCACGGTCATTCACGGAAAAATTGTCCCCGACATTCTCCAGGGAACACCCATAAGGGAAAGGTTCTTCGGTATGCCTGCGCTGAAAGCGTGCGAACAGAGCTTGAAGAACCTCGCGAACGTCATCGCGTCCATCGTCAACATGGCGACGGAAACGGGAGTGATGCTTTTCTCGCTTGAGGGCTTCAACGAAATGCTTTCAAAGCCCGACTGCGGAATACAGGACGCACAGCAGCTCATAAGCCTCGTAAAGGTTTCCATGAGTTCATTCCGTGGCGTATTCTCCGGCGCGAACGACAAATTTCAAATCCTAAGCCACAACTTTTCGGGACTGCCCGAAGTTCTCCAAAAGGCGATGAACCTCGTCTGCGCAGATTCGAGAATCCCCGTGAGCATCCTTTTCGGCCAAAGCGCGACTGGACTCGCCCAGACGAACGAGGGCGACTCCAAGGCATACGCGGAACTTGTGGAAAGCTGGCGTTCCCGCTACATCTACCGCCCCGCCTGTTCTCTCATTGCCGACCTTTCTGAAAGGAACTGCGGCATCGTCTGTTCGGAATTTGAATGGGGCGCCGTTACCACAATGTCCGTAAAAGAAAAACTCGAAGCGATGAAGATGCAGGCGGAAATGCTCAACATCTACTATCAGATGGGAGCGATAGACGAGCAGAGCATCCGCGAGGGAATCTTCAAGAACGGACATTCCTGGGACATTTCCGTAAAGGACTAG
- a CDS encoding nuclear transport factor 2 family protein, with translation MLRPKEIVCKWVDAFNNHDVEAIMSLYHDNATNHQVTNDPVIGIDAIREMFTAEFATADMTAIVENIFEDGQWAILEWKDPLGLRGCGFFHVVNGKILFQRGYWDKLSFLKQHNLPIESL, from the coding sequence ATGTTACGGCCAAAAGAAATAGTATGTAAATGGGTAGATGCCTTTAACAACCATGATGTAGAGGCAATTATGAGCTTGTACCATGATAACGCAACCAATCATCAGGTGACCAATGATCCCGTGATTGGGATAGATGCAATCCGTGAAATGTTTACAGCAGAATTTGCCACTGCCGATATGACTGCCATTGTAGAGAATATCTTTGAAGATGGACAGTGGGCGATTTTAGAATGGAAGGACCCTCTGGGACTGCGGGGATGCGGCTTCTTCCATGTTGTGAATGGTAAAATTCTGTTTCAGAGAGGATATTGGGATAAGCTGTCTTTTCTGAAGCAGCATAATTTGCCTATTGAATCGTTGTGA
- a CDS encoding ABC transporter permease subunit, which produces MVILKYELRRHRTYILGWAIALAACIFFMTPTYYSFLDAASVELFETMGTTDFYRSVGVSMEYLTSPLGIYGFLTSFFMIASGVFGMHFGISIHTRECTEGTSEYLFTKPFPRKAIYWAKAWTVFVGVAIVGAAYLLASLFAMATFRSGTPWGEFFLIALSLTLVTLFFAAMGLMVGVLFSRNRSPLLTAGLVVFVEYCITSFSNIVSNRAISFLSPYSFFGAAEISKAGFYDLRYLGWCVLLFALFLVLSYGVFLKKDIQFRS; this is translated from the coding sequence ATGGTCATTTTGAAATATGAACTGAGAAGGCATCGAACCTATATCCTGGGCTGGGCCATCGCCTTGGCTGCGTGCATCTTTTTCATGACACCGACTTATTACAGCTTTCTGGATGCGGCCTCCGTGGAACTCTTTGAAACCATGGGCACCACGGACTTTTACAGGAGCGTCGGCGTATCGATGGAATACCTGACCTCTCCGCTGGGTATTTACGGGTTCCTGACCAGCTTTTTCATGATTGCCTCCGGCGTTTTCGGGATGCACTTCGGCATTTCCATTCACACCAGAGAATGTACGGAAGGAACCTCGGAATACCTGTTTACAAAGCCCTTTCCCCGGAAAGCAATTTATTGGGCAAAGGCATGGACGGTGTTTGTCGGCGTGGCGATCGTGGGTGCGGCGTATCTGCTGGCTTCCCTTTTCGCCATGGCAACATTCCGTTCCGGAACTCCTTGGGGAGAGTTTTTCCTGATTGCCCTGTCCCTGACCCTTGTGACGCTGTTCTTCGCTGCAATGGGGCTGATGGTGGGAGTTTTGTTTTCCCGCAACCGCAGTCCGCTGCTGACTGCCGGTTTGGTTGTGTTCGTTGAGTATTGCATTACCAGCTTCTCCAACATCGTCAGTAACCGGGCTATCAGTTTTCTGTCTCCCTACTCGTTCTTCGGAGCCGCCGAGATCTCCAAAGCCGGCTTCTATGACCTCCGGTATCTTGGGTGGTGCGTGCTGCTGTTTGCCTTGTTTTTGGTGCTTTCTTACGGTGTCTTTCTGAAAAAAGACATTCAGTTCCGCAGCTAA
- a CDS encoding phage minor head protein, whose amino-acid sequence MAGSFVNFVKNVERLGQKKRGRRPVFNAHQFYPSAIEADLERATREEFLRALEENIQLALRGFTDDIDDLTKAAAELPPEFVKKVSSLADAVGVKNGWNFSEYAKMTVGQPYFPPPAKDEIFEAWKKNFQQLCISAESDAKADISRIATEAKMKGWNKRELEAAIRAKLPAETKHRAELIARTETAKLNSAASISTYKQLGIRYYVWLTTLDGRDRETHTHLNGLICSLDNPNVYYEETPDGLVEKERTASMFHGNPGEDFQCRCSMVAWDPEIDGKYEVKERPEQEKGAEQRTEASTGENLHKVEQSIAEQEKQLQQLKNEQMQLLSRQRLEQAAEKRHVRSAEEIADIQKRWDERKSRRRLKEAAEQRHSRRTSQEIAAIRKELQERLDTRQTAHRLLQDANGIKGLPEMGELEKALQKGGKQAYSDMKKLSRKLETSLDTLKGCTYLADPFQAARDFDYSTAITVNESVRKKLDGMGSSLAGKKHDLEFEIDWVEKHKKYASWKVAQDAYKKALAEVERLIDWETELGRVDSIKIFLKNHPKSAVLKKLTTEMDALIAKGDNAAKTEIKELLKKAETRRKEIEYKEGLERLKKIKAGIKSGSSVPFSTNISIDDLRALKGDKLPPTLGHLDTAIEKYKKGHYYGSATKKHAAEIEATMRELFQKHDLGMHIEDDLLEKVFNSHFKNTFETGSSGGYSGPSLNADGSIKQSHLRLSAAHKLFDLGSTEKANQLNISQYEKYGNLLDHDKLREATTHNRATQYGNVAVRFKKDKVTCTWTAGDSLSERYQPSLVTDPKAVSYDDMYESKLPVKGTQTNDMTKFRSDNISSYLELQFHGDVTVDCVESLTFPYDLTEKAKSKYLGFAQKWKSIGTEVFYIKNGKLEKL is encoded by the coding sequence ATGGCTGGCAGCTTCGTAAATTTCGTCAAGAACGTGGAACGGCTCGGACAGAAGAAACGCGGACGCAGGCCCGTGTTCAACGCGCACCAGTTCTATCCCAGCGCCATCGAGGCGGACCTTGAACGCGCAACGCGGGAAGAATTTCTCCGCGCCCTGGAAGAAAATATCCAGCTTGCACTCCGGGGCTTCACGGACGACATTGACGACCTGACGAAAGCCGCTGCGGAGCTGCCCCCCGAATTTGTCAAGAAGGTTTCCTCGCTTGCCGATGCAGTCGGCGTCAAGAACGGCTGGAATTTCAGCGAGTACGCCAAAATGACCGTCGGACAGCCCTATTTCCCGCCACCAGCGAAAGACGAGATTTTCGAAGCCTGGAAGAAGAACTTCCAGCAACTCTGCATCAGTGCGGAGAGCGACGCCAAGGCGGACATTTCCCGCATCGCCACCGAGGCGAAGATGAAGGGCTGGAACAAGAGGGAACTGGAAGCGGCCATCCGTGCCAAGCTCCCCGCCGAAACGAAACACCGTGCAGAACTCATCGCGAGAACCGAGACCGCCAAGCTCAATTCCGCCGCGAGCATTTCGACGTACAAGCAGCTGGGCATCCGCTACTATGTATGGCTCACGACCTTGGATGGTCGCGACAGGGAAACGCACACACATCTGAACGGTCTCATCTGTAGCCTGGACAATCCGAATGTCTATTACGAGGAAACGCCCGACGGACTGGTCGAAAAGGAAAGAACCGCCTCGATGTTCCACGGAAATCCGGGCGAGGATTTTCAGTGCCGCTGCTCCATGGTCGCCTGGGACCCCGAAATCGACGGAAAATACGAGGTCAAGGAACGTCCCGAACAGGAAAAGGGCGCAGAACAGCGTACAGAGGCTTCTACGGGCGAAAACCTTCACAAGGTGGAACAATCTATCGCCGAGCAGGAAAAACAGCTGCAACAGCTCAAAAACGAGCAAATGCAGCTTTTGAGCCGTCAAAGGCTGGAACAGGCGGCAGAAAAGCGCCATGTCCGAAGCGCCGAGGAAATCGCGGACATTCAGAAACGCTGGGACGAACGCAAGTCAAGGCGCAGGCTCAAGGAAGCCGCCGAACAGCGACATTCCCGCAGGACTTCGCAGGAAATCGCAGCAATTCGCAAGGAATTGCAGGAAAGGCTCGATACGCGACAGACAGCGCACAGGCTTTTGCAGGACGCGAACGGCATCAAGGGCCTACCCGAAATGGGCGAACTGGAAAAAGCCTTGCAGAAGGGCGGCAAACAGGCGTACAGCGACATGAAAAAGCTCTCCCGAAAGCTCGAAACGAGTCTGGACACATTGAAGGGCTGCACGTACCTTGCAGACCCGTTCCAGGCGGCAAGGGACTTCGACTATTCAACCGCCATCACCGTCAACGAATCCGTAAGAAAGAAGCTCGACGGCATGGGCAGCTCGCTCGCTGGCAAAAAGCACGACCTGGAATTTGAAATCGACTGGGTTGAAAAACACAAGAAGTATGCAAGCTGGAAGGTGGCACAGGATGCTTACAAGAAAGCTCTCGCCGAAGTGGAACGCCTCATCGACTGGGAAACGGAACTTGGCCGCGTGGACTCCATCAAGATATTCCTCAAGAACCACCCCAAGTCCGCAGTCCTCAAGAAGCTCACGACCGAAATGGACGCGCTTATCGCCAAGGGCGACAACGCCGCGAAAACGGAAATCAAGGAACTGCTCAAGAAAGCGGAAACGAGAAGGAAGGAAATCGAATACAAGGAAGGACTCGAACGCCTCAAGAAAATCAAGGCTGGCATCAAGTCCGGCTCAAGCGTCCCGTTCTCGACAAACATCAGCATCGACGACCTTCGCGCCCTCAAGGGCGACAAGTTGCCTCCCACGCTCGGACACCTTGATACAGCCATCGAGAAATATAAGAAGGGACATTACTACGGCTCGGCGACAAAGAAACACGCCGCAGAAATCGAGGCGACGATGCGCGAGCTGTTCCAGAAGCACGACTTGGGGATGCACATAGAAGACGACCTGCTTGAAAAGGTTTTCAACAGCCATTTCAAAAACACCTTCGAGACAGGAAGCTCCGGCGGGTATAGCGGCCCGTCGCTAAACGCGGACGGTTCAATCAAGCAGAGCCATTTGAGACTATCCGCAGCACACAAGCTCTTTGACCTGGGTTCAACGGAAAAGGCGAACCAGCTCAATATCTCGCAGTACGAAAAGTACGGCAACCTTCTCGACCATGACAAGCTACGTGAGGCGACGACGCACAACCGCGCCACCCAATACGGAAATGTCGCGGTACGTTTCAAGAAGGACAAAGTGACCTGCACATGGACGGCTGGCGACAGCCTAAGCGAAAGATACCAGCCCAGTCTCGTCACCGACCCGAAAGCGGTTTCCTACGACGACATGTATGAAAGCAAGCTGCCAGTGAAGGGAACGCAGACGAACGACATGACGAAATTCCGCAGCGACAACATCAGCAGCTATCTTGAACTGCAATTTCACGGCGATGTGACGGTCGATTGCGTGGAGTCGCTGACGTTCCCTTACGACCTAACAGAAAAGGCGAAGTCCAAGTATCTAGGCTTCGCCCAAAAGTGGAAATCCATCGGAACAGAGGTTTTTTACATAAAAAACGGCAAGCTGGAGAAGCTCTAG
- a CDS encoding 7-carboxy-7-deazaguanine synthase QueE has translation MQKIYRINKIFFSIQGEGKRVGTPQVFVRFSGCNMKCPFCDTNHEPFDEMTAEQIIQTCLSIAGNCRSVSFCGGEPTLQLDDELIKAFDGWYKSIETNGTHKVPQGIDYIVCSPKTSRIEPDNIDELRFVIKAGDPLPTPCKTAKRMCLSPCFDGDNLVKENLYHCIKLVQENPSWLLSLQWHKFIGIE, from the coding sequence ATGCAGAAAATCTACAGAATAAACAAGATATTCTTTAGCATCCAGGGCGAAGGAAAGCGCGTGGGAACGCCGCAGGTATTCGTGCGTTTCAGCGGATGCAACATGAAGTGTCCCTTCTGCGACACAAACCATGAACCCTTCGACGAAATGACCGCCGAACAGATTATTCAGACCTGTCTTTCCATCGCGGGAAATTGCAGGAGCGTTTCCTTCTGCGGAGGTGAACCCACCTTGCAGCTGGACGACGAACTCATAAAGGCTTTTGATGGCTGGTACAAGTCCATCGAGACAAACGGAACGCACAAGGTTCCGCAGGGCATCGACTACATCGTCTGTAGTCCCAAGACTTCGCGCATCGAGCCGGACAATATCGACGAACTACGTTTCGTCATAAAGGCTGGCGACCCGCTGCCTACTCCGTGTAAGACAGCGAAACGCATGTGCCTTAGCCCATGCTTCGACGGGGACAACCTCGTCAAGGAAAACCTCTATCACTGCATAAAGCTGGTGCAGGAAAATCCCAGCTGGCTTCTCTCGCTTCAATGGCACAAGTTCATCGGTATCGAGTAG
- a CDS encoding ABC transporter ATP-binding protein, with the protein MSEPIIVLEKLTKHYGKHRGIDGLSFSVDQGEFFGFIGPNGAGKSTTIRTLMGLIHPSGGSASIFGLDCQTKASVIARDVGYLPSENSYYENMKVRELLQYSADLYGMNCETKMYELSERLNLDLTRKIADLSLGNKKKVGIVSAVMTSPKLLIMDEPTSGLDPLIQQAFYDILKEENSRGTTIFFSSHVLSEVQKLCDRVAILKEGKLVGIQSIRELRESGYKKVSLTAETAIPREFWGLPGIANYTESPDKTSVSFVYNGNITAIIDKLHLLHLDDVLLEEPSLEEIFLHYYA; encoded by the coding sequence ATGAGCGAGCCAATCATTGTTTTGGAAAAGCTGACCAAGCACTATGGGAAACATCGGGGAATTGACGGACTTAGCTTCTCTGTTGACCAGGGCGAGTTTTTCGGCTTCATTGGCCCAAACGGTGCGGGAAAATCCACCACCATCCGCACCCTGATGGGCCTGATCCATCCCAGCGGCGGCAGCGCATCTATTTTCGGCCTGGACTGCCAGACCAAGGCCAGTGTCATTGCCAGAGATGTGGGCTATCTTCCCAGCGAAAACAGCTATTATGAAAACATGAAGGTGCGGGAACTGCTGCAATACAGCGCAGACCTGTACGGCATGAATTGCGAAACGAAAATGTATGAGCTCTCCGAGCGCCTCAATCTGGATCTGACCCGGAAAATCGCAGACCTGTCTCTGGGCAACAAGAAGAAGGTGGGGATCGTGTCTGCCGTCATGACCTCGCCCAAGCTGCTGATCATGGACGAACCCACCAGCGGCTTAGACCCGTTGATCCAGCAGGCTTTCTACGATATTCTGAAGGAGGAGAACAGCCGGGGAACCACCATTTTCTTCTCCTCCCATGTCCTCAGTGAGGTGCAGAAGCTGTGTGACCGGGTGGCGATCTTAAAAGAGGGCAAGCTCGTGGGCATTCAGTCCATCCGAGAGCTGCGGGAAAGCGGCTATAAAAAGGTCAGCCTTACCGCTGAAACGGCCATCCCCCGTGAGTTCTGGGGCCTGCCCGGCATTGCCAACTACACCGAGAGTCCTGACAAGACCTCTGTTTCCTTTGTGTATAACGGCAATATCACGGCGATCATTGACAAGCTTCACCTGCTGCATTTGGACGATGTGCTTTTGGAAGAACCCTCTTTGGAGGAGATCTTCCTGCACTACTATGCGTAA
- the terL gene encoding phage terminase large subunit — MTPQIEQLARTNLLAFVKATMPNYSIGWVHREICARLMRFYTDVMERKSPRLILTMPPRHGKSQLVSKHFPAWCFGVNPDISFMACSYSDGLSRRVNKDVQRIMESNEYHRIFPRTTLPPRGSKYTRSTNLIEIPNRKGSFRSTGIGGSITGMGCEILGIDDPLKDRQEANSITIRDRIWDWYTSTAYTRLSPGGGVLVTLTRWHEDDLAGRLLNAMKQGDGDQWTVINYPAIAEKDEPHRKIGEALHPERYPLEMLEKIRINVGSYDWNALYQQHPAPVGGSIIKREWLQQYEILPKVFDKIIQSWDFTFTDSASSDNVAGTVWGKVGARFYLIDCVCAKMDFVSSIRAFQRMSEKHPKAIRKIIEDKANGPAIISALRNKISGIVPFTPQGSKEARAFAVSPLFEAGNVYIPKQDAEHPWVRDYIDELVSFPSAPHDDRVDSTTQALNYLATGMGTGLISFI; from the coding sequence ATGACACCACAGATTGAACAGCTTGCAAGGACAAACCTTCTTGCCTTTGTAAAGGCGACGATGCCGAATTACAGCATCGGGTGGGTCCACCGTGAAATCTGCGCACGCCTCATGCGTTTCTACACCGACGTAATGGAACGCAAGAGTCCCCGTCTCATTCTCACCATGCCGCCGCGACATGGCAAGAGCCAACTTGTAAGCAAGCATTTTCCGGCGTGGTGCTTCGGCGTAAATCCCGACATCTCCTTCATGGCGTGCAGCTATAGCGACGGACTTTCCAGGCGCGTAAACAAGGACGTGCAGCGCATCATGGAAAGCAACGAATACCACCGCATATTTCCGCGAACGACCTTGCCGCCGCGAGGAAGCAAGTACACGCGCTCGACAAACCTAATCGAAATCCCCAACAGGAAAGGCAGTTTCAGAAGCACGGGTATCGGCGGAAGTATCACGGGTATGGGCTGCGAAATCCTCGGCATCGACGACCCGCTGAAAGACAGACAGGAAGCGAACAGCATCACCATACGTGACAGGATTTGGGACTGGTACACATCCACCGCATACACGCGACTTTCTCCGGGCGGAGGCGTACTCGTCACGCTTACGCGCTGGCATGAAGACGACCTTGCGGGGCGCCTGCTCAACGCAATGAAACAGGGCGATGGCGACCAGTGGACGGTCATAAACTATCCAGCGATTGCCGAGAAGGACGAACCACACCGCAAAATTGGCGAGGCGCTGCACCCGGAAAGATACCCGCTTGAAATGCTCGAAAAAATCCGCATCAACGTGGGAAGCTACGACTGGAACGCACTCTACCAGCAGCACCCCGCACCAGTCGGCGGAAGCATCATCAAGCGCGAATGGCTGCAACAGTACGAAATCTTGCCCAAGGTTTTCGACAAGATTATACAAAGCTGGGACTTCACCTTCACGGACAGCGCATCCAGCGACAACGTAGCGGGAACAGTCTGGGGAAAGGTCGGGGCGCGTTTCTACCTCATTGACTGCGTATGTGCCAAGATGGACTTTGTTTCGAGCATCCGGGCTTTCCAGCGCATGAGCGAGAAGCACCCCAAGGCAATCCGAAAAATCATTGAAGACAAGGCGAACGGCCCCGCAATCATAAGCGCGTTGCGCAACAAGATTAGCGGCATCGTTCCCTTCACGCCGCAAGGTTCAAAGGAAGCGCGAGCCTTTGCGGTAAGCCCGCTGTTCGAGGCGGGAAACGTCTATATACCCAAGCAGGATGCAGAACATCCCTGGGTTCGCGACTACATCGACGAACTGGTTTCTTTTCCAAGCGCTCCGCACGATGACCGCGTGGATTCCACCACGCAGGCTCTCAACTACTTGGCAACTGGTATGGGGACGGGCCTTATCAGCTTCATCTAA
- a CDS encoding ABC transporter permease subunit: protein MKTLIKNEFRQTRRLLLIWLGIMLLLCGFCYFELLSLRDSLDEMAAMVSQFPRLIMIMFGVKGDLTTSTGWYVCIYFWEGLLAFPYAMSLGLSCVAREKKFGTSEYLFTKPVKRKTIVLAKVIVSAVNLLVFALFSGVCNYFTIVLPLGGLDQPGAVLSTTMGMFFTQTLFFALGLLFSSVLRSYKAAVRTGTISMLAAYGLAFTAEYTGNHFLDYLTPLRYFDVYEVALHGFHLPYLVLTIVVAGICVAAALDQWKRREL, encoded by the coding sequence ATGAAAACATTGATTAAAAATGAATTCCGCCAAACCAGAAGACTTTTGCTGATCTGGCTGGGAATCATGCTGCTTCTGTGCGGTTTCTGCTATTTTGAGCTTCTGTCCCTACGGGACAGTCTGGATGAAATGGCAGCGATGGTCAGCCAATTTCCGAGACTGATCATGATCATGTTCGGAGTCAAAGGCGACTTGACGACATCCACCGGCTGGTATGTGTGCATCTATTTCTGGGAGGGACTGCTGGCGTTTCCTTATGCCATGTCTTTGGGACTGTCCTGTGTGGCAAGGGAAAAGAAATTCGGAACATCGGAATACCTGTTCACAAAGCCTGTGAAGCGGAAAACCATTGTTCTGGCGAAGGTGATCGTTTCGGCAGTGAACCTGCTGGTGTTCGCCCTGTTCAGCGGCGTGTGTAATTATTTCACGATCGTTCTTCCTTTGGGCGGTCTGGATCAGCCGGGAGCGGTGCTTTCCACAACGATGGGAATGTTCTTTACCCAGACTCTCTTTTTTGCCCTGGGTCTGCTGTTTTCCAGTGTGCTTCGATCCTATAAGGCTGCGGTGCGGACAGGAACAATTTCCATGCTGGCTGCCTATGGGTTGGCCTTTACTGCCGAGTACACAGGAAATCATTTCCTGGACTACCTGACCCCATTGCGTTATTTTGATGTGTACGAGGTAGCACTGCACGGTTTCCACCTTCCCTATCTCGTCTTAACGATCGTTGTGGCAGGTATTTGTGTCGCAGCTGCCCTGGATCAGTGGAAACGGCGGGAATTGTGA
- the queC gene encoding 7-cyano-7-deazaguanine synthase QueC, giving the protein MQKSRCDAILLLSGGIDSTTVLEQLTKQGKKVFCLIFDYKQSLHKEIAVAASNAKRLKQPYKIVSIDLGFTGSKCSLISKSRISENRSFEQIDSATPTSYVEFRNGILLSYAVMFAEVNGINDIYGGFNGLASGQYYDDTLAFIKSFEKAANVGTSPNFKVRIHAPFSTVSKAEIVKIGRKLGIDYERNTWSCYKNGSTHCGKCDSCKQRERALAQGGK; this is encoded by the coding sequence ATCCTGCTGCTTTCGGGCGGCATCGACAGCACGACTGTTCTGGAACAGCTGACGAAGCAGGGCAAGAAGGTTTTCTGCCTTATCTTCGACTACAAGCAGAGTCTGCACAAGGAAATCGCGGTGGCGGCATCCAACGCGAAGCGGCTGAAACAGCCCTACAAAATCGTTTCCATCGACCTCGGATTTACGGGAAGCAAGTGTTCTCTCATTTCCAAGTCCAGGATAAGCGAAAACCGCAGCTTCGAGCAGATTGATTCCGCGACTCCCACAAGCTATGTGGAGTTCAGAAACGGCATCCTGCTTTCCTACGCGGTCATGTTCGCGGAGGTCAACGGCATAAACGACATTTACGGTGGCTTCAACGGGCTTGCAAGCGGCCAGTATTACGACGACACACTCGCATTCATCAAGTCGTTCGAGAAAGCTGCAAACGTCGGTACGTCCCCGAATTTCAAGGTAAGGATTCACGCCCCGTTCTCGACAGTAAGCAAAGCAGAAATCGTCAAGATTGGCCGCAAGCTGGGAATAGACTACGAACGGAACACATGGAGCTGCTACAAGAACGGCTCGACACATTGTGGCAAGTGCGACAGCTGCAAGCAGCGTGAACGCGCCTTGGCACAGGGAGGCAAATAG
- the queD gene encoding 6-carboxytetrahydropterin synthase QueD — protein MYRVCKRLEISGAHRLELPYPSKCSNLHGHNWLVTIFCKSKTLDNDGMVIDFTHIKKIIMEKLDHAYINDVVDFNPTAENMAKWICDQVPFCHKVVIQESEGNLAQYDKDEED, from the coding sequence ATGTATCGAGTATGCAAGAGACTGGAAATTTCGGGAGCGCACCGTCTGGAACTCCCTTATCCGAGCAAGTGCAGCAACCTTCACGGCCATAACTGGCTTGTGACCATTTTCTGCAAGAGCAAGACTCTCGACAATGACGGAATGGTTATCGACTTCACGCACATCAAGAAGATAATCATGGAAAAGCTCGACCACGCCTACATCAACGACGTGGTGGATTTTAACCCGACAGCCGAAAACATGGCGAAATGGATTTGCGACCAGGTGCCGTTCTGCCACAAGGTCGTTATTCAGGAAAGCGAGGGGAACCTGGCGCAATATGATAAAGACGAAGAAGATTGA
- the folE gene encoding GTP cyclohydrolase I, translating into MKTKKIEQLVRQLLEALNDNPDREGLRDTPRRVAKYYAEMFEGQNYTNAQLAKKFGKCFKQDADGQIVSVDDITIFSHCEHHLALMYDMKVSIRYIPHGKVLGLSKFARISEMVGKRLQLQEKIGSDIAEVIMLATGSKDVEVRIEAKHACVTARGAKNCNMVTRTLFSSGAFKTHLTSNVTESIS; encoded by the coding sequence ATAAAGACGAAGAAGATTGAACAGCTTGTACGGCAGCTTCTTGAGGCGCTGAACGACAACCCCGACCGCGAAGGTTTAAGGGACACGCCGCGCCGTGTCGCGAAATACTACGCCGAAATGTTCGAAGGCCAGAACTACACGAACGCACAGCTCGCGAAGAAGTTCGGCAAGTGTTTCAAGCAGGATGCGGACGGTCAAATCGTTTCCGTTGACGACATAACGATTTTCAGCCACTGCGAACACCATCTTGCCCTCATGTACGACATGAAGGTTTCAATCCGCTATATCCCGCACGGGAAAGTTCTCGGACTCTCCAAGTTCGCGAGGATTTCCGAAATGGTGGGAAAGCGTTTGCAGCTCCAGGAGAAAATCGGCAGCGACATTGCCGAGGTAATTATGCTCGCGACTGGAAGCAAGGACGTAGAAGTTCGCATCGAGGCGAAACACGCCTGCGTCACGGCAAGGGGCGCAAAGAACTGCAACATGGTCACGCGTACGCTTTTCTCAAGCGGCGCCTTCAAAACTCACTTGACCTCAAATGTCACGGAGTCTATAAGCTGA